The genomic DNA TCCACCAATGAGACCAGCGCCAACGACAAAGCCCGCGCCGACGCGCTGGCCAAGTTGAACGCCAAGGCACCGGCGACGGCCACGGACGCCCCCGCAACGCCCACGGCGGCCACCACGGTCGCCCACGACGCGAAGCCCGCCAAGGGTGGCGGCAAGAAGGCCACCGCCGCCAAGGGAACGCCCACGGGCGAACCTCGGGCGACGGGTGGCAAGACGGCCAAGGGTGCGAAGGACGCCAAGGCCCCCAAGGCCAAGCCCGCGAAGGCAGCCAAGCCCAAGCGCATCTCGGCGCTCGACGCGGCGGCCAAGGTTCTCGCCGAGTCCGACCGCCCGCTCCGCGCCATCGACATGATCGAGGTGATGCACGCACGCGGTCTGTGGACCAGCCCCGGCGGCAAGACGCCCGAGGCGACCCTCTACGCCGCGATCACGCGTGAGATCGCCGCCAAGGGGACCGACGCCCGGTTCAAGAAGGTCGATCGCGGCATGTTCACCAGCATCACGTCTCGGAATGCCGCGATGATCGCCTGACCTCCGGCCGCCACCACGCCAGATCCACCCCGGCAGCACGCTGGGGTGTTTCTTCGGCCCGGAGCGTCTCGCAGCGCAAAGAACGCGTCCTTTCTCGGTCGAATCGCCTAAGAACGTTGTCGTTCCTAGAGTATCTGGACTCGAACGCCGATGTTCATAGCCATGCCGCGCGCCACAGGCACATACCGACCGACCACCGCCGGGGGCCGCTCCGTTGACGCCTTCGTGCCCTTCCCGCTGCCGCCCAAGGACCCACCCCTGGACCTCTCCGGCCTTGCGCTCCATCTCCACGAGGCGCACGCCGCCGTCGATCGCCTCCGGCTTGCGGGCCGACTGGTGCCGAGCATCAACTGGTTCATCTACGGCTTCGTCCGCAAGGAGGCCTTGGTCTCGTCGCTGATCGAGGGGACGCAGGCGACGCTCGAGGACGTGCTCGAGTTCGAGGCGACGGAGCGCGCGGACAACCCCGATGATGTCGAGGAAGTCTGCAACTACGTTGCCGCTCTCACCCACGCGCGCCGGGAGATTGCGCGGCCCAAGGGCGTGCCGATCAGCACGCGCCTCCTGTGCGAGGCCCACAAGCGACTGATGAAGGGCGTGCGCGGCGCGAACAAGGACCCAGGCAACCTCCGCAAGGTCCAGAACTGGATCGGCGGCCGGGACACCATCCGATTCGTCCCCCCGCCCCCCGATGCCGTTCCCGACGCGATGGCCGCGCTCGACGCGTGGATCCACGGCAAGGATCCGACCGATCCGCTCGTCAAGGCGGGGCTGGCGCACGTGCAGTTCGAGACCATCCATCCGTTCCTCGACGGCAACGGTCGTATTGGGCGACTCCTGATCGCACTCCTTCTGGAGCACTGGAAGGTGCTGGACGATCCCATTCTCTACATCAGCGCCGCGATCCGTCGCGAGCAGGCCGAGTACTACACGCGCCTCGCGGCGGTCCGCACCGATGGCGACTGGGAGGGGTGGACCGAGTTCTTCCTGCGCTGCGTGCGCGTCGCGGCCGACGACGGCGTCGCGACGGCGACCAGTCTCTCGGCGCGGGTCAGTGAAGACCGACGCCGTCTCGTCAAACGCCGCAACGCCACGCTCGCCTCGGTCCAACTCCTGGACATGCTCCCTGAGCACCCCGTGGTGACGGGTCCGCTCGTCCAGCGGCTGCTGAAGACCACCGCCCCGACCGCGCGCCGCTCCATCGGAGCGCTTGAGGACGCGGGCATCCTCCGCGAAGTCAGCGGCAAGCAGCGCGACCGGGTCTTCGCGTACCACGCGTACCTGCGAACCCTGACGGGCGAGGATGGTTGAGGAGGCGTTCACGCCTTCGCTGCCCCCTGAATCCGCTCCGCCTTCTTCCCCGTGAAGTTCTCCCATCGCTGCACAATCACGTCGCAGTACGGCGCGTCGAGTTCCATCAAGAACGCCTTGCGGCCCGTCTGCTCGGCGGCGATCAGAGTGCTCCCCGATCCTCCGAACAAATCCAACACGTTCTCGCCCGGCTGCGAGGAGTACTCCATCGCGCGCTTGGCCAACTCGACGGGCTTCTCCGTCAAGTGCACCATGCTCTGCGGGTTCACCTTCTTCACCTGCCACACGTCGGGCACGTTGTTCGGCCCGAAGAAGCGGTGCGCTGCGCCCTCACGCCAGCCATAAAAACACCACTCGTGGTCACCCATGAAGTCCTTCCGCGTCAGCACCGGATGCATCTTGTGCCAGATGATGGCTTGCGAGAAGTACAGCCCGTGCCGCTTCAGCACCGGCGGGTAGTTCGCGCAGTTCGCATAGCCGCCCCAGATGTAGAACCCGCCGCCGGGCATCAGCACGCGCGCGATGTTGCCGAACCACGCATCCAGCAGACGATCGAACTCTTCGTCGCTGACAAAGTCGTTCGCCAGCGGTCGGTCCTTCGCGCGCATCTGCTTGCCCGTCCCCTTTCTGCTGGCGGGGTTGCGTGCGGCATCGAAGCGCTGGTGGTGGTTGCGCGGCTGCGTGTTCGTCGCGCTGAACGATGACAACCCAGCCGCGATCGCGTTGTTGCTCCGCGGCTCGACCTTCACGTTGTACGGCGGGTCCGTGTTACAGAGATGGATCACCGCGCCGTCGAGCAGGCGATCGAGATCCGCAACGCTCCCGCTGTCGCCGCACAGGAGACGGTGGTTGCCCAAGATCCACAGGTCGCCCGGCTGCGTGATCGGATCGTCCGGTGGCGCGGGGATGTCGTCCGGATCCGTCGCGCCGACCTCGAGGCCCGGTTCAAGCAACTTCGAGATCTCGACATCGGTGAAGCCCAACCCGCCGAGATCGATGTCGAGTGCCTTCAGCTCGCCGAGTTCGACCGCGAGGAGTTCGTCAGACCACTCGGCGATCAGTGCTGTTCTGTTGTCCGCGAGCCGGTACGCCTTGGCCTGCTCCGGCGTCAGGTCGGCGACGTGCACCGGCACCTTCTCGAGCCCGAGGTGCTTGGCCGCTTTCAGCCTCGTATGGCCGACGATCACGACCCCCTCACGGTCCACGACGATCGGCTGGCGGAATCCATACTCCTTGATCGACCGCGCCACCGCCTCGACCGCGCCGTCGTTCACGCGCGGGTTGTTCGGGTAGGGCTTGATCTCATCCACGCCACGCATCTCGATTGACATCCCTGTCGTCGTCATTGCTCGATCCCCTTGAGTCCACAGCGACCTACTGGCCTTCCGCGTCTTGTCCAATTGAGCGAGAGAGAAAGAAGGAGAGAGAGATACTTCAAACTTCAAGACCAGTTCTTCGCGCAATCTCTCCTCGCTCGTGACAAATGAACAGGACTTGAAGTTTGAACTTTCTCCTTTACGCCTTCAGTTCGTACACGGTCCTCGGCTTCGACTTGGTTGGTTCGGTTCTCACGCTCAGCCGCTCTGCTTCGACGAGATGATCCATCACGTCTCGTCGCTCGCGGACCGACATCCATTGCGTCTTGCGGGTGAGGTCGGACGCCGACATCGTTCCGCCAGCGTCGGTCAGGATCCGCACCACCCGCTTCACACGTGCGTCGAAGGCCCCCTCCGTCACCCAGCGACTGGCCAGATGCAGCATCCGGCGCGTCAGGTGCTCCGAGAGGTCGCACGCCCACTGAGCGGCCGCCGCATCGATCTGGGGCCGCTCCCGATTGGCCGAGCAGGCGTAGACGAGCGCCAGGCGGCACGCCTTCTCCTCCGTGCGGGCCCAGAGCGAACGGGCCACCTCGTTCCCCATGCGCATCTCGATGTCGATCCGTGCGGCGAAGGAGTCGAAGACGGCCTGGGCTTCGGGAGTGGCCTTGACCACGAGCGGCTGCGGCCGCGATCCCCCGGCGTGGTTGCCGGGCGTGAACGCGCCCCACCAGTCCGCCGCCTCGACGATGGGCTCCGGCACCTCCGCCACGCTGCCCCATGTCCGCTCGGGCATGTCGTCGGTCTCAAAGACCAACAGGCGGGCCATGAACCCGTCCGTGATGCTCTCGGCGGTCAGCGACTCGAAGAAGTTCTGCGGCACGGTGGTCCCGAGCAGCACCACGCAAGGCTGGTCGATCGTCTGGTTGCGGCGGTCGTCCGCGTACGCCTTGCTCTTGAAGACTACGTCGGCCGACGAGTAGAGCCGCATCAGGACTGTCACTACGTTGTGAAGGTGAGGGGACTTCCGGGCGTCGCCGGTGGTCCTGAGGAACCGGCCGAACTCGTCCAGTTGGAAGAGGATCGCGGGGCTCTGCACCGCCGCCGTGACGAGACCGGCGTCGGAGGCCAGATCCTCGTTCCCTTCAAGGTGCATGAGGTTCGCGGCCGCGAGGATCGACTTGTTGATCCGGCGGGCGTGGTCCTTGCCAGCGCCGGACGAGGCGACGCCCACGATATAGAGGTTGGTCCGGTTGCCGCGCTCGTCACGGACCTTGCGCCCGGCCAGGACTGACTGGAGTGCGATCGCGCCCGCCAGCGACAGGATGGGCTGGGCGCGGGTGGCGGTCGAAAGGTTGAACGCCATGACCTCGCCGATCAGACCGGGGACGTCCAGCAAGTGCTCCGGCATGGGACCCGGATCGGGATGGGGATCTGCAGGGGTCTCGGGCTCGCCGATGTCGATCTCCATCATGGCGTCCTCCGTCCCCGCAACCGCGACTTCGCCTCCCATGAGCCCCGACAGATCGATCTGGCCAGTCGCGTCCGGCCCCGCGTCACGCAGCCAGCCGAAGGGCATCCGGTGCGTCTTGCTCGCGGCGTCTTCCACCTTGTGCCGGAGTTCCCGCTCGGTCCACGGCGGCTCGCAGCGCGGGTTGTACCGCTCAAGCAAGATGGCCAGCGCGACGTCGGGGTCGAGCCCGAACCCATGCACCAGCGCCGTCGCGGCGGCATAGGTCTGGGCGTGCCCGCCGCATCCGGAGATCGCTCCCGGGACCATCTCGAGGTACGCGATCGCGCGGCGTTTGATCGTCTCGGCCGACTGCTCAACGGGCACGAGGGCGTGAGACGCGGGGGCCCGCTTGATCTTGTCGAAGTGGTCAGGATCATGCCCCCGGAGTTCGAGGACCTTCCGGACCAGCGCCCGGACGCCCGCTTCGAGCACCTCGCGCTCGACCGCCGTCGGCTCGCCGTCCAGCATGTCGTAGACATCGCCGTCGGGGTGGATGCTCGGGCCGACGACCGTCTGCACGCCGGTACCGCGCAGCTCGACCATCATCTTGCTCGTCTTCGGGTCGCGGAACTGCGTGGTGACGATGCCGGGGCACCGGTACCACCAGTGCGAGCCCGGCTTGGCCGCCCGGCCCGTGACGACGGCGGTTGGAGGGAGGTAGGCGGACGCCCATTCGATCGCCTCGGCACAATCCAAATCGACATCCACGAGGTGGCCGCTGGGCTCGCCGAGGATGAGGCCGATGTTCCCGTCGCCCCCAAAGTGCAGGGCGATGTTGTCGTGCGTAAAACGCCACTCCGGCCAGCCCTTCTCGACGGGTCCCTTCATGCGCGCCGGGATCGGCACCGGCATGAGGTTGCGCGCGAGATATGACCGTGCCGCGTCCACCACCGAGCGGTGCCCATCAACCCCGGTTGGCGCGTCCAACACCGTCATTCGCGCTCCTGCGTCCCAATTCCCTTGAGCCCCAAGGGCTCACGGCGAGCCCACGAGTTCCCGGGCGGCGGACGCCTCTCCGCGGGTCACGCGGAAGGCGTCGTCCCCGTACTCATGGGAGCACATCCCCACGAAGACTCTCGCGACCGCGACGCCCAGAGGCGCCTCGGCATCCAGCACAACCACACCCGCGTCGGCATCGATCGCGTAGCCCGTCTCCAACCGAACTGCCGCCTGCCCGTGCAGGCACCCGACCGACAGAATCGCCAGGAGCAGCGTGTCCTCGACGGACCCCATGTCCGTTCCGGGGTTGAACTCAAAGCGGTAGACAGATCGGCCGGTTCGCAGGTCGTGGGTCGTCATAGATTGGCTCCTCAGCACATCTACGCGAACCGGCGGCAAGGTGGCGGCGGCGTTCACAGATAGCCCTCCAGCCCGGCGTCCTTGAAGATGTCCCGCATCCGGCGGCAATGGCCGCGAAGGGTGCTCCGGGGCATGCCGAGCGCGTCGGCCACGGGCTTGACGGCGTCGCGCATCAGCCGGTTCACCAGACGCCGCTGCATGGGGCTCAGTCGTTCCATCACCACCTCAAGGTCCGCCTTGAGGTCCGAGAGCCGCTCGGCGGCCTCGCCATCGGTCTGATGGTCCGCGCACTCGCCGGGATCGACATCCGCCGCAGGCTGTGCGCTGCCTCGCTTCTTGGCCTTGCGCTTCCGGAGCAGGGACACCGAGCGGGTGGTGACGACCGTGTTGATGTACGCCTCGCGGGTGCCTCGGGTGTGGTCAAAGTCATCCCAGACGCTGAGCAGGTGCAGCATCAATTCGGCGGCGAAGTCCTCTACTTCGCCGTTGGGAAGGGAGCCGGAGGATCGCAGCGCCTGGATCCGGCGTGCGATGACCATGTTGGCGAACTGCAAGTCTTTGGGATCGATAAGCATCGGGTGCCTTTTTCGCGCAGCCACAGCGCCCGAGGCGGTTGGCCGCGTTCTACGAGGTCGTTGAGGGGTGGGGAACGAGGTGCCGAGGGCGTGGCCGCTGGAGCGCACC from Phycisphaeraceae bacterium includes the following:
- a CDS encoding winged helix-turn-helix domain-containing protein, which codes for MTKKTKTTKPASTNETSANDKARADALAKLNAKAPATATDAPATPTAATTVAHDAKPAKGGGKKATAAKGTPTGEPRATGGKTAKGAKDAKAPKAKPAKAAKPKRISALDAAAKVLAESDRPLRAIDMIEVMHARGLWTSPGGKTPEATLYAAITREIAAKGTDARFKKVDRGMFTSITSRNAAMIA
- a CDS encoding Fic family protein is translated as MPRATGTYRPTTAGGRSVDAFVPFPLPPKDPPLDLSGLALHLHEAHAAVDRLRLAGRLVPSINWFIYGFVRKEALVSSLIEGTQATLEDVLEFEATERADNPDDVEEVCNYVAALTHARREIARPKGVPISTRLLCEAHKRLMKGVRGANKDPGNLRKVQNWIGGRDTIRFVPPPPDAVPDAMAALDAWIHGKDPTDPLVKAGLAHVQFETIHPFLDGNGRIGRLLIALLLEHWKVLDDPILYISAAIRREQAEYYTRLAAVRTDGDWEGWTEFFLRCVRVAADDGVATATSLSARVSEDRRRLVKRRNATLASVQLLDMLPEHPVVTGPLVQRLLKTTAPTARRSIGALEDAGILREVSGKQRDRVFAYHAYLRTLTGEDG
- a CDS encoding ParB N-terminal domain-containing protein, which produces MTTTGMSIEMRGVDEIKPYPNNPRVNDGAVEAVARSIKEYGFRQPIVVDREGVVIVGHTRLKAAKHLGLEKVPVHVADLTPEQAKAYRLADNRTALIAEWSDELLAVELGELKALDIDLGGLGFTDVEISKLLEPGLEVGATDPDDIPAPPDDPITQPGDLWILGNHRLLCGDSGSVADLDRLLDGAVIHLCNTDPPYNVKVEPRSNNAIAAGLSSFSATNTQPRNHHQRFDAARNPASRKGTGKQMRAKDRPLANDFVSDEEFDRLLDAWFGNIARVLMPGGGFYIWGGYANCANYPPVLKRHGLYFSQAIIWHKMHPVLTRKDFMGDHEWCFYGWREGAAHRFFGPNNVPDVWQVKKVNPQSMVHLTEKPVELAKRAMEYSSQPGENVLDLFGGSGSTLIAAEQTGRKAFLMELDAPYCDVIVQRWENFTGKKAERIQGAAKA
- a CDS encoding DUF3987 domain-containing protein, whose protein sequence is MTVLDAPTGVDGHRSVVDAARSYLARNLMPVPIPARMKGPVEKGWPEWRFTHDNIALHFGGDGNIGLILGEPSGHLVDVDLDCAEAIEWASAYLPPTAVVTGRAAKPGSHWWYRCPGIVTTQFRDPKTSKMMVELRGTGVQTVVGPSIHPDGDVYDMLDGEPTAVEREVLEAGVRALVRKVLELRGHDPDHFDKIKRAPASHALVPVEQSAETIKRRAIAYLEMVPGAISGCGGHAQTYAAATALVHGFGLDPDVALAILLERYNPRCEPPWTERELRHKVEDAASKTHRMPFGWLRDAGPDATGQIDLSGLMGGEVAVAGTEDAMMEIDIGEPETPADPHPDPGPMPEHLLDVPGLIGEVMAFNLSTATRAQPILSLAGAIALQSVLAGRKVRDERGNRTNLYIVGVASSGAGKDHARRINKSILAAANLMHLEGNEDLASDAGLVTAAVQSPAILFQLDEFGRFLRTTGDARKSPHLHNVVTVLMRLYSSADVVFKSKAYADDRRNQTIDQPCVVLLGTTVPQNFFESLTAESITDGFMARLLVFETDDMPERTWGSVAEVPEPIVEAADWWGAFTPGNHAGGSRPQPLVVKATPEAQAVFDSFAARIDIEMRMGNEVARSLWARTEEKACRLALVYACSANRERPQIDAAAAQWACDLSEHLTRRMLHLASRWVTEGAFDARVKRVVRILTDAGGTMSASDLTRKTQWMSVRERRDVMDHLVEAERLSVRTEPTKSKPRTVYELKA
- a CDS encoding sigma-70 family RNA polymerase sigma factor, whose translation is MLIDPKDLQFANMVIARRIQALRSSGSLPNGEVEDFAAELMLHLLSVWDDFDHTRGTREAYINTVVTTRSVSLLRKRKAKKRGSAQPAADVDPGECADHQTDGEAAERLSDLKADLEVVMERLSPMQRRLVNRLMRDAVKPVADALGMPRSTLRGHCRRMRDIFKDAGLEGYL